The genomic segment CTGATATTTCTTCAGGGTATCTGCATCCGGTTCCACAATAAGAGAACCGGTCTTGCCGTCTACAACTGCCATTTTCCCATCCATGCTGTCATCATATTCAATATTGATCAGCGCCGGGATATTCATAGTTCTTGCAAGGATTGCTGTATGGGAATTGGAAGAACCTTTCCTTGTAACAAATGCAAGAACTTTGCTCTTGTCCATCTGTACAGTTTCACTTGGAGCCAGATCCTCAGCAACGATAATAGATGGTTCTGCAGCATCCATATCTCCCTCATCGTGTCCTGATAATACACGTACCAGACGATCTGAAATATCCTTTACATCTGCCGCTCTTGCTTTCATGTAGTCATCATCCATCTGCGCAAACATGTCTGCAAAATTATCACCTGTTGTTGCTACTGCATACTCTGCATTTACATTCTCCGTACGGATAATGTTATCAATAGAATCCAGATAGTCCTCATCATCCAACATCATCTGATGCACTTCAAAAATAGCAGCACCTGATTCTCCTACTTCCCGGAGTGCCTTATCATACAGTTTCTGAAGCTGTTCAACTGCTTTCTCTTTTGCTTCCTGCACACGTGTGATCTCTGCCTCCGGATTTTCTACCTTCGTACGCTTTACACTTGTGTCTGCTTTCTGCAAAATAGAAATCTTTCCAATTGCGATTCCTGAAAATACGGACTTACCTTCTAATACTCTCATTACTCCAATTCTCCTTATTAAAGATTATGGCATAACTGTCTGACATCTTCACAGTTACAGATTATTTTTCAAAAACTCTCTCATTACTTCGGCATCTGCCTCTTCATTCTCGCCTTCCACATGTACTGTTATCTGATCTCCCTGTTTTACTGCAAGATTCATAACACAGAACATCCGCTTCGCATCACCACTGTCTGTTCCTTTAAAAATAGTGATATTGCTCGTAAGCTTTCCGGCTTCCTGCACAAGAAGCAGTCCGGGCCTTGCATGTATTCCAAATTTATCTTTGATGATATAGGTAAATGATACCATCCGCGAACTTCCTCCTGTATAAATAATTCTTTTTGAGATACTTCATTATAGCACAACCTGTATTTGTACTTCCATATTTTTTTATTTTTTGTACAAATTTTAGCACATTTCTTGACATCTATACAAATTTGATTGTTTTTCTGTTTAAAATCCACAGAAAAATGGTTATTGTTCACTTCGTTTTCAATAACACGCTTTGCAAGATATTACCAGTAAACAGTAACTAAAAATGTTACAGAAAAACAGACTCAATATACAAAGGTATTGTACATCAAGTCTGTTTTATCTGTGCAGTGTTTATTCACTTCTCAACGCATCAATAGGATTTAAATTTGCTGCTTTCACAGAAGGAAGCAGTCCAAATACCACGCCTATCACTGTAGAAAACAATACTGCGATCACAATTGATGGCACACTGATCGCAGTAGGCGAACCGGTAACCTTTCCCACCACTTTCGACAGCCCGATTCCTGTTATTACTCCGATAATACCGCCAATACTGGTAAGTACGGAAGCCTCTGTCAGAAACTGTCCCAGAATCGTCTTCTTACGTGCCCCGATAGCCTTTTTCAATCCAATCTCTTTGGTACGCTCTGTAACAGAAACCAACATGATATTCATGACACCAATACCGCCTACAAGAAGAGAAATACTTGCAATCCAGATCAGCTGATTATTCGTACTCTCACTGAGTTTCTGCATATTCTTGACCTGCTCCATAATATTATCGGCTTTGTATTTCATGGTTGTATTTCCGTCTGTATTTAAGGCTGCAATTAAATTATTCAGCACATCTGCTGCTGCATTTCCCACCGAACTCATGGTATCTGTGCTGTCTGCTTTCACAATTACATTCTGAGGAACATCAAATTTAAAGGAAATCGGCCAGCAACTGTCCGGAATCATTACACTTCCTACAATCGACTGATAATAAGTGTAGTATTCGTCAATACTGTTGATCGTCGGCTGATAATTCTCATCCTGCCGGATCACTCCCACAA from the Blautia wexlerae DSM 19850 genome contains:
- a CDS encoding ABC transporter permease, whose amino-acid sequence is MLENIRLAFQGIWSHMMRSFLTMLGIIIGIASIIAIVSTIKGTSEQIKEDLIGAGSNTVKIYLYDGDNQYDAEYGNSSKTPILTDDVKEEVKDLDHVENATFYYNSTSASIYNNNNSLEGGSVYGIDVNYLATCGYIIQSGRGFVKDDYKNYNKVALIDDNAAQNLFPSQNPVGQTVEINQEPYTIVGVIRQDENYQPTINSIDEYYTYYQSIVGSVMIPDSCWPISFKFDVPQNVIVKADSTDTMSSVGNAAADVLNNLIAALNTDGNTTMKYKADNIMEQVKNMQKLSESTNNQLIWIASISLLVGGIGVMNIMLVSVTERTKEIGLKKAIGARKKTILGQFLTEASVLTSIGGIIGVITGIGLSKVVGKVTGSPTAISVPSIVIAVLFSTVIGVVFGLLPSVKAANLNPIDALRSE
- a CDS encoding HPr family phosphocarrier protein, whose translation is MVSFTYIIKDKFGIHARPGLLLVQEAGKLTSNITIFKGTDSGDAKRMFCVMNLAVKQGDQITVHVEGENEEADAEVMREFLKNNL